One genomic segment of Ipomoea triloba cultivar NCNSP0323 chromosome 9, ASM357664v1 includes these proteins:
- the LOC116030125 gene encoding uncharacterized protein LOC116030125 isoform X3, which translates to MAYRTTTCRQDDDGMVDCELEAAEALAGLAHSALPSRSTASDASESPANSRSPPPPNEQDHETLPPRHNIENPLPNILGSGNEFEISPSLTCSFDYPSVIGSKSRQNITEVEKEARRLRRVLANRESARQTIRRRQAMYEELTKKAADLALENENLKKMTSVVKEEAQDIHEVSNSTQPEMSTAPSFFYNRSPMMPCMWRPIFQPLDAIHLQHGSQSGFSSNVGEPTPFLKQEHSTSNPATPFYVLPFPWLLPFHAPNPYFPQSSDHNETSVLHQCSMSSSITPVSMEQHRIFLPVKDEMEDSNSTQAIHKDDCKEVGLGFLSGLGTSCTTDGIRQHLEPHPKQAAALMAGAKVGSLGGEVRDINTISSSNVRQITRDSFEDKGVLTCPSKNSAEATAAIEARKRRKEIMKLKNHLHCRPCHMH; encoded by the exons ATGGCTTACAGGACAACTACATGCCGCCAAGATGACGACGGAATGGTGGACTGCGAACTGGAAGCGGCCGAGGCGTTGGCCGGATTAGCACATTCGGCGCTTCCTAGCCGCTCTACCGCTTCCGATGCGTCCGAATCGCCCGCAAACAGCCGCTCTCCGCCGCCGCCTAACGAG CAGGATCACGAGACCTTGCCTCCCCGGCACAATATAGAAAATCCATTGCCAAATATTTTGGGGTCTGGGAATGAGTTTGAAATTAGCCCAAGTCTTACATGCAGTTTTGATTATCCATCAGTTATTGGCAGCAAGTCAAGGCAAAATATAACTGAG GTTGAAAAGGAAGCACGAAGACTGCGTCGTGTTCTGGCAAACAGAGAATCAGCTCGGCAAACAATTCGTCGGAGGCAG GCTATGTATGAGGAATTGACAAAAAAAGCAGCTGACCTGGCATTGGAGAATGAGAATTTGAAGAAG ATGACTAGTGTAGTGAAGGAAGAGGCACAGGATATACATGAAGTTTCTAACTCAACACAACCAGAAATGTCTACAGCTCCGAGCTTCTTTTATAATCGCTCTCCTATGATGCCCTGTATGTGGAGACCTATTTTCCAACCCTTAGATGCTATTCACTTGCAACACGGATCGCAGAGTGGTTTTAGCAGTAATGTTGGAGAACCTACTCCATTTCTTAAACAAGAGCATTCCACGAGTAACCCAGCAACTCCATTCTATGTATTGCCATTCCCTTGGCTCCTCCCTTTTCATGCCCCAAACCCATATTTCCCTCAATCCTCTGATCATAATGAAACCTCTGTCCTACATCAATGCAGCATGTCATCTTCAATAACTCCGGTCAGTATGGAACAACACCGAATATTCTTGCCTGTGAAAGATGAGATGGAAGATTCAAATTCTACACAAGCTATCCACAAGGATGATTGCAAAGAAGTGGGACTTGGTTTTCTGTCAGGTCTAGGCACCAGCTGCACCACAGATGGAATTCGCCAGCATTTAGAGCCTCATCCTAAGCAGGCAGCCGCCCTCATGGCTGGAGCCAAAGTCGGTTCTTTAGGAGGTGAAGTTCGTGATATCAATACCATTTCTTCTTCAAATGTTAGGCAAATAACCCGGGACTCATTCGAAGACAAGGGCGTGTTGACTTGCCCTAGCAAGAACTCAGCAGAGGCCACTGCAGCTATAGAAGCCAGGAAAAGGAGGAAGGAAATCATGAAACTAAAGAACCACCTCCATTGCCGTCCATGTCATATGCACTAA
- the LOC116030125 gene encoding uncharacterized protein LOC116030125 isoform X1, whose amino-acid sequence MAYRTTTCRQDDDGMVDCELEAAEALAGLAHSALPSRSTASDASESPANSRSPPPPNEQDHETLPPRHNIENPLPNILGSGNEFEISPSLTCSFDYPSVIGSKSRQNITEVEKEARRLRRVLANRESARQTIRRRQAMYEELTKKAADLALENENLKKEKELAAKEYDCLKSTNNSLKAQMTSVVKEEAQDIHEVSNSTQPEMSTAPSFFYNRSPMMPCMWRPIFQPLDAIHLQHGSQSGFSSNVGEPTPFLKQEHSTSNPATPFYVLPFPWLLPFHAPNPYFPQSSDHNETSVLHQCSMSSSITPVSMEQHRIFLPVKDEMEDSNSTQAIHKDDCKEVGLGFLSGLGTSCTTDGIRQHLEPHPKQAAALMAGAKVGSLGGEVRDINTISSSNVRQITRDSFEDKGVLTCPSKNSAEATAAIEARKRRKEIMKLKNHLHCRPCHMH is encoded by the exons ATGGCTTACAGGACAACTACATGCCGCCAAGATGACGACGGAATGGTGGACTGCGAACTGGAAGCGGCCGAGGCGTTGGCCGGATTAGCACATTCGGCGCTTCCTAGCCGCTCTACCGCTTCCGATGCGTCCGAATCGCCCGCAAACAGCCGCTCTCCGCCGCCGCCTAACGAG CAGGATCACGAGACCTTGCCTCCCCGGCACAATATAGAAAATCCATTGCCAAATATTTTGGGGTCTGGGAATGAGTTTGAAATTAGCCCAAGTCTTACATGCAGTTTTGATTATCCATCAGTTATTGGCAGCAAGTCAAGGCAAAATATAACTGAG GTTGAAAAGGAAGCACGAAGACTGCGTCGTGTTCTGGCAAACAGAGAATCAGCTCGGCAAACAATTCGTCGGAGGCAG GCTATGTATGAGGAATTGACAAAAAAAGCAGCTGACCTGGCATTGGAGAATGAGAATTTGAAGAAG GAGAAGGAGTTGGCAGCAAAAGAGTATGATTGTTTGAAAAGCACAAATAATAGCTTAAAAGCACAG ATGACTAGTGTAGTGAAGGAAGAGGCACAGGATATACATGAAGTTTCTAACTCAACACAACCAGAAATGTCTACAGCTCCGAGCTTCTTTTATAATCGCTCTCCTATGATGCCCTGTATGTGGAGACCTATTTTCCAACCCTTAGATGCTATTCACTTGCAACACGGATCGCAGAGTGGTTTTAGCAGTAATGTTGGAGAACCTACTCCATTTCTTAAACAAGAGCATTCCACGAGTAACCCAGCAACTCCATTCTATGTATTGCCATTCCCTTGGCTCCTCCCTTTTCATGCCCCAAACCCATATTTCCCTCAATCCTCTGATCATAATGAAACCTCTGTCCTACATCAATGCAGCATGTCATCTTCAATAACTCCGGTCAGTATGGAACAACACCGAATATTCTTGCCTGTGAAAGATGAGATGGAAGATTCAAATTCTACACAAGCTATCCACAAGGATGATTGCAAAGAAGTGGGACTTGGTTTTCTGTCAGGTCTAGGCACCAGCTGCACCACAGATGGAATTCGCCAGCATTTAGAGCCTCATCCTAAGCAGGCAGCCGCCCTCATGGCTGGAGCCAAAGTCGGTTCTTTAGGAGGTGAAGTTCGTGATATCAATACCATTTCTTCTTCAAATGTTAGGCAAATAACCCGGGACTCATTCGAAGACAAGGGCGTGTTGACTTGCCCTAGCAAGAACTCAGCAGAGGCCACTGCAGCTATAGAAGCCAGGAAAAGGAGGAAGGAAATCATGAAACTAAAGAACCACCTCCATTGCCGTCCATGTCATATGCACTAA
- the LOC116030125 gene encoding uncharacterized protein LOC116030125 isoform X2 codes for MAYRTTTCRQDDDGMVDCELEAAEALAGLAHSALPSRSTASDASESPANSRSPPPPNEDHETLPPRHNIENPLPNILGSGNEFEISPSLTCSFDYPSVIGSKSRQNITEVEKEARRLRRVLANRESARQTIRRRQAMYEELTKKAADLALENENLKKEKELAAKEYDCLKSTNNSLKAQMTSVVKEEAQDIHEVSNSTQPEMSTAPSFFYNRSPMMPCMWRPIFQPLDAIHLQHGSQSGFSSNVGEPTPFLKQEHSTSNPATPFYVLPFPWLLPFHAPNPYFPQSSDHNETSVLHQCSMSSSITPVSMEQHRIFLPVKDEMEDSNSTQAIHKDDCKEVGLGFLSGLGTSCTTDGIRQHLEPHPKQAAALMAGAKVGSLGGEVRDINTISSSNVRQITRDSFEDKGVLTCPSKNSAEATAAIEARKRRKEIMKLKNHLHCRPCHMH; via the exons ATGGCTTACAGGACAACTACATGCCGCCAAGATGACGACGGAATGGTGGACTGCGAACTGGAAGCGGCCGAGGCGTTGGCCGGATTAGCACATTCGGCGCTTCCTAGCCGCTCTACCGCTTCCGATGCGTCCGAATCGCCCGCAAACAGCCGCTCTCCGCCGCCGCCTAACGAG GATCACGAGACCTTGCCTCCCCGGCACAATATAGAAAATCCATTGCCAAATATTTTGGGGTCTGGGAATGAGTTTGAAATTAGCCCAAGTCTTACATGCAGTTTTGATTATCCATCAGTTATTGGCAGCAAGTCAAGGCAAAATATAACTGAG GTTGAAAAGGAAGCACGAAGACTGCGTCGTGTTCTGGCAAACAGAGAATCAGCTCGGCAAACAATTCGTCGGAGGCAG GCTATGTATGAGGAATTGACAAAAAAAGCAGCTGACCTGGCATTGGAGAATGAGAATTTGAAGAAG GAGAAGGAGTTGGCAGCAAAAGAGTATGATTGTTTGAAAAGCACAAATAATAGCTTAAAAGCACAG ATGACTAGTGTAGTGAAGGAAGAGGCACAGGATATACATGAAGTTTCTAACTCAACACAACCAGAAATGTCTACAGCTCCGAGCTTCTTTTATAATCGCTCTCCTATGATGCCCTGTATGTGGAGACCTATTTTCCAACCCTTAGATGCTATTCACTTGCAACACGGATCGCAGAGTGGTTTTAGCAGTAATGTTGGAGAACCTACTCCATTTCTTAAACAAGAGCATTCCACGAGTAACCCAGCAACTCCATTCTATGTATTGCCATTCCCTTGGCTCCTCCCTTTTCATGCCCCAAACCCATATTTCCCTCAATCCTCTGATCATAATGAAACCTCTGTCCTACATCAATGCAGCATGTCATCTTCAATAACTCCGGTCAGTATGGAACAACACCGAATATTCTTGCCTGTGAAAGATGAGATGGAAGATTCAAATTCTACACAAGCTATCCACAAGGATGATTGCAAAGAAGTGGGACTTGGTTTTCTGTCAGGTCTAGGCACCAGCTGCACCACAGATGGAATTCGCCAGCATTTAGAGCCTCATCCTAAGCAGGCAGCCGCCCTCATGGCTGGAGCCAAAGTCGGTTCTTTAGGAGGTGAAGTTCGTGATATCAATACCATTTCTTCTTCAAATGTTAGGCAAATAACCCGGGACTCATTCGAAGACAAGGGCGTGTTGACTTGCCCTAGCAAGAACTCAGCAGAGGCCACTGCAGCTATAGAAGCCAGGAAAAGGAGGAAGGAAATCATGAAACTAAAGAACCACCTCCATTGCCGTCCATGTCATATGCACTAA
- the LOC116030125 gene encoding uncharacterized protein LOC116030125 isoform X4: protein MAYRTTTCRQDDDGMVDCELEAAEALAGLAHSALPSRSTASDASESPANSRSPPPPNEVEKEARRLRRVLANRESARQTIRRRQAMYEELTKKAADLALENENLKKEKELAAKEYDCLKSTNNSLKAQMTSVVKEEAQDIHEVSNSTQPEMSTAPSFFYNRSPMMPCMWRPIFQPLDAIHLQHGSQSGFSSNVGEPTPFLKQEHSTSNPATPFYVLPFPWLLPFHAPNPYFPQSSDHNETSVLHQCSMSSSITPVSMEQHRIFLPVKDEMEDSNSTQAIHKDDCKEVGLGFLSGLGTSCTTDGIRQHLEPHPKQAAALMAGAKVGSLGGEVRDINTISSSNVRQITRDSFEDKGVLTCPSKNSAEATAAIEARKRRKEIMKLKNHLHCRPCHMH from the exons ATGGCTTACAGGACAACTACATGCCGCCAAGATGACGACGGAATGGTGGACTGCGAACTGGAAGCGGCCGAGGCGTTGGCCGGATTAGCACATTCGGCGCTTCCTAGCCGCTCTACCGCTTCCGATGCGTCCGAATCGCCCGCAAACAGCCGCTCTCCGCCGCCGCCTAACGAG GTTGAAAAGGAAGCACGAAGACTGCGTCGTGTTCTGGCAAACAGAGAATCAGCTCGGCAAACAATTCGTCGGAGGCAG GCTATGTATGAGGAATTGACAAAAAAAGCAGCTGACCTGGCATTGGAGAATGAGAATTTGAAGAAG GAGAAGGAGTTGGCAGCAAAAGAGTATGATTGTTTGAAAAGCACAAATAATAGCTTAAAAGCACAG ATGACTAGTGTAGTGAAGGAAGAGGCACAGGATATACATGAAGTTTCTAACTCAACACAACCAGAAATGTCTACAGCTCCGAGCTTCTTTTATAATCGCTCTCCTATGATGCCCTGTATGTGGAGACCTATTTTCCAACCCTTAGATGCTATTCACTTGCAACACGGATCGCAGAGTGGTTTTAGCAGTAATGTTGGAGAACCTACTCCATTTCTTAAACAAGAGCATTCCACGAGTAACCCAGCAACTCCATTCTATGTATTGCCATTCCCTTGGCTCCTCCCTTTTCATGCCCCAAACCCATATTTCCCTCAATCCTCTGATCATAATGAAACCTCTGTCCTACATCAATGCAGCATGTCATCTTCAATAACTCCGGTCAGTATGGAACAACACCGAATATTCTTGCCTGTGAAAGATGAGATGGAAGATTCAAATTCTACACAAGCTATCCACAAGGATGATTGCAAAGAAGTGGGACTTGGTTTTCTGTCAGGTCTAGGCACCAGCTGCACCACAGATGGAATTCGCCAGCATTTAGAGCCTCATCCTAAGCAGGCAGCCGCCCTCATGGCTGGAGCCAAAGTCGGTTCTTTAGGAGGTGAAGTTCGTGATATCAATACCATTTCTTCTTCAAATGTTAGGCAAATAACCCGGGACTCATTCGAAGACAAGGGCGTGTTGACTTGCCCTAGCAAGAACTCAGCAGAGGCCACTGCAGCTATAGAAGCCAGGAAAAGGAGGAAGGAAATCATGAAACTAAAGAACCACCTCCATTGCCGTCCATGTCATATGCACTAA
- the LOC116030110 gene encoding serine/threonine-protein kinase KIPK2-like translates to MGSLKHNSEIVESKEAIRPSQKSWYGRAGERDGKPPVLKKAPNKYLEDDINRLFEAINFRTSKSLDLSDRVRRDASKRPMRGSGPNSPGIGFSEPVSLKQALRGLCISQAAEMAAMKRLSKLPGSPSESEAGRFTTSCRSVADTSEERGEISLTPDEGSSRFSSKVPLHLQASSSRPLSRSAQSSPRYYIRSAAKSALSTACPNNKIVPAESTSSASEKLPQCHQESKHKSPSQNVLSSPRLLGKAISKIAVGVIPQDEKIVPEESISGSFDMPQQTQEPKIKSPSQAAAPTLFVDKAISNDAQSTFCQNERIGHVEMSSSSSEKASKHPQGPQKKPPNQRNISSPRSVNKPVIKSTESNIVQSEISTASAPLAVQPVEVQDEAEHQTSVPPRKVTSNPSRIGGTSIKVHKATPKLRRKGIPLSSTVKSSKDFRSTRSSSRALKPTTRIRKIPKTKPNQQTTQVSGNSNLSCENDGVPDNAGKVICQRCQCALKDVRDEPSKKLATPVPLYVPSEVNTCSGEPGFIVNPVPKLNKYSKSILGDFSQSSKSSIGDYSSSTTISEESNISGLSYGTRPHMSKDTRWEAINQVRKQHGFLGLGHFNLLKKLGCGDIGTVYLAELIGTTCSFAIKVMDNEFLARRKKTPRAQTEREILRILDHPFLPTLYAQFTSDNLSCLVMEFCPGGDLHVLRQRQPGRYFPEPAARFYVAEVLLALEYLHMLGVVYRDLKPENIMVRGDGHIMLTDFDLSLRCSVNPTLLKSSLPLEPARMSGPCAGSKCIDPFCAEPSCKVSCFTPMNFPPTTRAGKPKTEPLSSSFNKSLPQLVVEPTEARSNSFVGTHEYLAPEIIKGDGHGSAVDWWTLGVFLYELLYGRTPFKGAGNEQTLTNVVLQTLRFPESPIISFQARDLIRGLLVKDPENRLGSKTGAAEIKRHPFFEGLNWALIRCAIPPIVPEFCDIEAANSAFLQQKSKKKYREYGSTEGHLEFELF, encoded by the exons ATGGGTTCGCTCAAACATAACTCTGAAATTGTTGAATCAAAGGAGGCAATTCGGCCATCTCAGAAGTCTTGGTATGGAAGAGCGGGTGAAAGAGATGGGAAGCCGCCTGTGCTGAAAAAAGCACCCAATAAGTATTTGGAAGATGATATCAACCGGCTATTTGAGGCAATAAATTTTCGAACATCAAAGAGTTTGGATTTGTCAGACAGAGTAAGAAGAGATGCCTCGAAAAGGCCAATGAGGGGCAGTGGACCTAATTCACCTGGAATAGGATTCTCTGAGCCCGTCTCTCTAAAACAGGCACTCCGGGGATTATGCATTTCTCAGGCTGCAGAAATGGCCGCAATGAAAAGATTATCTAAGCTCCCCGGTTCTCCCAGTGAATCAGAAGCAGGAAGGTTTACAACCTCGTGTAGGTCTGTTGCTGATACTAGTGAAGAAAGAGGGGAAATATCTCTAACGCCCGACGAGGGCTCTTCGAGATTCTCTTCTAAGGTGCCTCTCCACCTTCAAGCATCCAGCTCGAGGCCATTAAGCCGTAGTGCTCAGTCTTCTCCAAGATATTACATCAGATCAGCCGCTAAGAGTGCACTGTCCACTGCATGCCCGAATAATAAAATAGTGCCTGCTGAAAGCACTTCCAGTGCTTCGGAGAAGTTGCCTCAATGTCATCAAGAGTCCAAGCATAAGTCACCCAGCCAAAATGTCCTTTCTTCTCCTCGATTGTTGGGCAAAGCGATTTCTAAGATTGCAGTTGGTGTCATTCCACAAGACGAGAAAATAGTTCCAGAAGAAAGCATTTCAGGCTCATTTGATATGCCTCAGCAAACTCAAGAGCCCAAGATAAAGTCCCCGAGCCAAGCTGCTGCTCCCACTTTGTTTGTGGATAAAGCAATTTCAAATGACGCACAGTCCACTTTCTGTCAGAATGAGAGAATCGGGCATGTAGAAATGAGTTCAAGCTCATCAGAGAAAGCATCCAAGCACCCTCAAGGTCCCCAGAAAAAGCCTCCGAACCAAAGAAACATTTCCTCCCCTAGATCTGTTAATAAACCGGTTATCAAGAGTACAGAGTCCAATATAGTGCAATCTGAGATTTCAACTGCATCAGCCCCACTTGCCGTTCAGCCAGTTGAAGTCCAAGATGAAGCAGAACATCAAACTTCAGTTCCTCCAAGAAAGGTGACAAGCAATCCATCTAGAATTGGTGGCACATCAATTAAAGTTCATAAAGCAACACCTAAACTAAGACGGAAAGGTATACCTTTATCCAGTACAGTAAAGAGCAGCAAGGATTTCAGGTCAACAAGAAGCTCATCTCGTGCTCTAAAACCAACTACCCGGATCAGAAAAATCCCCAAAACAAAACCAAACCAGCAAACTACACAAGTCTCGGGCAATTCCAATCTCTCTTGTGAAAATGATGGTGTTCCAGACAATGCTGGCAAAGTTATCTGCCAGAGATGTCAGTGTGCATTGAAGGATGTGAGAGACGAGCCTAGCAAGAAGCTTGCAACCCCAGTTCCTTTGTATGTCCCTAGTGAAGTAAATACTTGTTCTGGTGAGCCTGGTTTCATCGTGAACCCTGTTCCAAAATTGAACAAGTACTCAAAATCAATATTAGGGGACTTTTCTCAAAGCTCAAAGAGTAGCATTGGTGACTACAGTAGTAGCACTACCATCAGCGAAGAGAGCAATATAAGCGGGTTAAGTTATGGTACCAGACCACACATGTCTAAGGATACAAGATGGGAGGCTATAAACCAGGTGAGGAAGCAGCATGGCTTCTTAGGTTTGGGTCATTTCAATCTATTGAAGAAGCTTGGTTGTGGAGACATTGGTACTGTCTATCTTGCCGAGCTGATAGGAACAACTTGTTCGTTTGCAATAAAGGTTATGGATAATGAATTTTTGGCCAGAAGGAAGAAGACACCGAGAGCACAAACAGAAAGAGAGATCTTAAGAATACTGGACCATCCTTTTCTCCCTACATTGTATGCACAGTTTACATCAGATAATTTATCCTGTTTAGTTATGGAGTTCTGTCCAGGTGGCGATCTGCACGTGCTCCGTCAAAGGCAGCCTGGAAGATATTTTCCTGAACCCGCAGCAAG GTTTTATGTTGCTGAAGTCCTCCTTGCTCTGGAGTATTTGCACATGCTAGGAGTTGTGTACCGTGATTTGAAGCCCGAAAACATTATGGTACGCGGAGATGGTCACATAATGCTCACCGATTTTGATCTGTCACTGAGATGTTCTGTTAACCCAACTCTTCTAAAATCATCATTGCCACTGGAGCCTGCTAGGATGTCTGGTCCATGTGCAGGGTCCAAATGCATTGATCCTTTTTGTGCCGAACCCTCGTGTAAAGTTTCGTGCTTTACTCCTATGAACTTTCCCCCCACCACAAGAGCAGGAAAGCCAAAAACCGAACCTTTATCATCATCATTCAACAAGTCCTTGCCACAACTAGTAGTCGAGCCAACGGAGGCCAGGTCTAACTCATTTGTTGGCACACACGAGTATTTGGCTCCCGAGATCATCAAAGGAGACGGGCATGGGAGCGCTGTGGATTGGTGGACACTCGGAGTTTTTCTTTACGAGCTTCTCTATGGTCGAACGCCTTTTAAAGGTGCTGGGAATGAGCAAACTCTGACCAATGTGGTGCTCCAGACCCTCAGATTTCCCGAAAGCCCTATCATCAGTTTCCAGGCTCGAGATTTGATCAGAGGGCTCCTTGTAAAGGATCCCGAGAATCGATTAGGATCAAAAACTGGAGCAGCTGAGATCAAGCGCCACCCGTTCTTCGAGGGCCTGAACTGGGCACTCATACGGTGTGCCATTCCACCTATAGTGCCCGAATTCTGCGACATTGAAGCTGCAAATAGTGCTTTCTTGCAACAGAAGAGCAAGAAAAAGTACAGAGAGTATGGTTCCACGGAAGGGCACCTAGAATTCGAGTTGTTCTAG
- the LOC116030140 gene encoding tyrosine-protein phosphatase RLPH2-like, whose amino-acid sequence MQGGKDSVENPNATKPRVVCCIGDIHGYIAKLQNLWSNLESLIDPSDFKSALIIFLGDYCDRGPDTGRVLDFLISLPSKYPNQSHVFLCGNHDLAFAAFLGVLPKPPDGSAFADTWKEFEMSEEREGWYKGEGYENMHVQGRRWAGKHTVAFNVVKGTSYQGSIYDAGPTFESYGVPHGSADLMKAVPDEHKKFLADTVWIHEEDNVSIETKEGIQNCKLVAVHAGLEKGKDVQEQIKALKAKDTSIPKVAALSGRKDVWEIPEELTKTPTIVVSGHHGKLHIEGLRLIIDQGGGLENNPVAAMILPSMKIVRDTDCFSQVA is encoded by the exons ATGCAAGGCGGAAAGGACAGTGTTGAAAACCCCAACGCCACAAAACCCAGGGTGGTGTGTTGCATAGGAGACATCCACGGCTACATAGCCAAGCTCCAAAACCTCTGGTCCAATCTCGAATCCCTCATTGACCCATCGGATTTCAAATCTGCCCTAATCATTTTCTTGGGCGATTACTGCGACAGAGGACCAGACACCGGGCGAGTGTTGGATTTCTTGATTTCCTTACCCTCAAAGTATCCAAATCAGTCCCACGTTTTCCTATGCGGGAATCACGATCTTGCCTTCGCTGCATTCCTGGGCGTCCTCCCTAAACCCCCGGACGGCTCCGCTTTCGCCGACACGTGGAAGGAGTTTGAGATGAGTGAGGAGAGGGAAGGGTGGTATAAGGGCGAGGGGTATGAGAATATGCATGTTCAGGGGAGGCGGTGGGCTGGGAAACACACTGTTGCCTTCAATGTTGTGAAAGGGACTAGCTATCAAGGATCCATTTATGATGCCGGACCGACATTTGAGTCTTATGGAGTTCCCCATGGCTCTGCag ATCTGATGAAGGCAGTTCCTGATGAGCACAAGAAGTTTCTTGCTGATACAGTATGGATACATGAAGAG GATAACGTCTCCATAGAAACCAAAGAAGGAATTCAAAATTGCAAATTAGTTGCTGTTCATGCTGGTTTGGAGAAAGGCAAAGATGTTCAAGAGCAGATTAAAGCACTGAAAGCTAAGGATACAAGCATCCCTAAGGTGGCAGCTCTGAGTGGAAGGAAAGATGTGTGGGAAATTCCAGAG GAACTGACTAAAACTCCAACAATTGTGGTAAGCGGTCACCATGGGAAGCTCCACATTGAAGGCCTCAGGCTGATTATAGACCAAGGTGGTGGCCTAGAAAATAATCCAGTTGCTGCAATGATACTCCCTTCAATGAAGATTGTTCGTGATACAGATTGTTTTAGTCAAGTGGCATGA